One stretch of Armatimonadota bacterium DNA includes these proteins:
- a CDS encoding NIL domain-containing protein, translated as MPTMHLTLAAAAPHSSAPILWRVARKFHVAANLRRAYITGATAVCEASFDGSQEELDQARQYLADCGMLPEKGSIERCGPLPEEQATGVATLHVAIEMAARGQGDEPVLCRLGRDHRVVVNILSAAFDAAEGGWLEIALTGPLGEVQRAIAWLCTTGLHVSPHERSVSDSSNL; from the coding sequence ATGCCGACTATGCATCTTACTCTGGCAGCGGCAGCGCCGCACTCGAGCGCGCCGATCCTTTGGAGGGTGGCACGCAAGTTTCATGTGGCTGCAAACCTGCGGCGCGCCTACATAACCGGCGCAACCGCGGTTTGCGAGGCCTCATTTGACGGCTCACAGGAGGAGCTGGATCAAGCCCGGCAGTACCTGGCCGATTGCGGAATGCTGCCGGAAAAGGGCAGCATCGAGCGCTGCGGCCCGCTTCCGGAGGAGCAGGCTACGGGCGTGGCGACCCTGCACGTGGCGATCGAAATGGCTGCACGCGGACAGGGCGATGAACCGGTGCTCTGCCGGCTGGGGCGTGACCACCGTGTAGTTGTAAACATTCTGAGCGCAGCGTTCGACGCTGCAGAAGGCGGATGGCTGGAGATAGCGCTTACCGGGCCGCTGGGCGAAGTGCAGCGAGCCATCGCATGGCTGTGCACAACCGGCCTGCACGTTTCGCCCCACGAGCGGTCCGTCTCCGATTCCAGCAATCTTTAG
- a CDS encoding MoaD/ThiS family protein — protein sequence MAVTVLIPTPLRRYTEDNTEVSAEPGTISGVIASLDGKYPGIAARITDDAGEVRRFVNIYLNEQDVRFLSGKETPVKDGDTVSIVPAIAGGVGCLTRNL from the coding sequence ATGGCTGTAACCGTATTGATACCCACGCCGCTGCGCAGATACACCGAGGATAATACCGAGGTGTCTGCAGAGCCCGGCACCATTTCCGGTGTTATTGCAAGCCTGGATGGCAAGTATCCCGGTATTGCCGCGCGCATAACCGATGATGCGGGCGAGGTGCGCCGGTTCGTCAACATCTACCTCAACGAACAGGATGTAAGGTTTCTCTCCGGCAAGGAGACACCGGTGAAAGATGGCGACACCGTCTCCATCGTACCGGCTATAGCCGGCGGCGTGGGCTGTCTCACCCGGAACCTGTAA
- a CDS encoding threonine synthase, with the protein MHGATERAMVKVSALKCRECGEESPVAPNHVCDNCFGPLEVVMNWAEIAPRVTRQTIECGPRSMWRYKQLLPVEGEPFVGGHVGFTPLVRARRLGESLGLRRLYVKNDAVNHPTLSFKDRVVSVALTKAHEFGFDTVACASTGNLANSVAAHAAEGGFQANIFIPNDLEAGKVLGTLVYGARLFAVAGNYDDVNRMCAEAVGRYPWAFVNVNMRTYYGDGSKTVGYEIAEQLGWRAPDHVVAPCAGGSLISKIYKGLHEFSRLGLLENTVNTRMYAAQATGCSPITTAVKAGWEVFKPQKPATIARSIAIGNPADGLLAIETVRKSGGWADDVTDDEVVEGMELLAHTEGIFTETAGGVTVAVARKLAKQHRFHEDDVVVLAITGNGLKVQEVMEGRLATPRQIEPNLKSLDAALSSDTREHALAGTAPGSRSN; encoded by the coding sequence ATGCATGGAGCTACAGAGCGAGCGATGGTGAAAGTATCAGCCCTCAAGTGCCGCGAGTGTGGCGAAGAGTCACCGGTGGCGCCGAACCACGTTTGCGACAACTGCTTTGGGCCGTTGGAAGTGGTGATGAACTGGGCCGAGATCGCTCCACGGGTAACTCGGCAGACCATCGAGTGCGGCCCACGCTCAATGTGGCGTTACAAGCAGCTGCTGCCGGTTGAAGGCGAGCCATTCGTCGGCGGCCACGTTGGCTTTACGCCGCTCGTTCGCGCACGCCGGCTCGGCGAGTCGCTGGGATTGCGCCGCCTCTACGTAAAGAACGACGCCGTCAATCACCCCACACTCTCTTTCAAAGACCGTGTGGTTTCCGTGGCGCTCACGAAAGCCCACGAATTCGGCTTCGATACGGTTGCCTGCGCCTCCACCGGGAATCTGGCAAACTCCGTAGCGGCGCATGCCGCAGAAGGCGGCTTCCAGGCCAACATCTTCATTCCCAACGACCTGGAAGCCGGCAAAGTACTGGGAACCCTGGTTTACGGCGCAAGGCTCTTTGCGGTTGCCGGCAACTACGATGACGTGAACCGCATGTGCGCCGAAGCGGTGGGCAGGTATCCCTGGGCCTTCGTCAACGTGAACATGCGTACCTACTATGGTGATGGCTCGAAAACCGTCGGATACGAAATTGCCGAGCAGCTTGGGTGGCGCGCCCCCGACCACGTTGTGGCGCCGTGCGCCGGCGGATCACTGATCAGCAAGATCTACAAGGGCCTCCACGAGTTCTCCAGGCTCGGACTGCTTGAGAATACGGTGAACACCCGCATGTACGCCGCGCAGGCAACCGGATGCTCGCCCATCACCACCGCCGTAAAGGCCGGCTGGGAGGTATTCAAACCGCAGAAGCCAGCCACTATCGCACGGTCCATCGCAATTGGCAATCCGGCCGATGGCCTGCTGGCTATCGAGACGGTCCGCAAGAGCGGCGGATGGGCCGACGACGTGACCGACGATGAGGTGGTGGAGGGAATGGAACTGCTGGCGCATACCGAGGGGATCTTTACCGAAACCGCCGGAGGCGTCACCGTGGCTGTGGCGCGGAAACTTGCGAAGCAGCATCGCTTCCACGAAGATGACGTTGTCGTGCTGGCGATTACAGGCAATGGCTTGAAAGTGCAGGAAGTCATGGAGGGGCGTCTTGCCACTCCGCGCCAGATTGAACCTAACCTCAAGTCGCTGGATGCCGCGCTAAGCTCAGACACGCGAGAGCACGCGCTCGCCGGAACGGCGCCCGGCAGCAGGAGCAACTGA
- a CDS encoding 1-acyl-sn-glycerol-3-phosphate acyltransferase yields MTYVLVRTAIWLALRCLFPLFGGLRIIGRDQVPRKGGVIIAANHISDCDPAAIGMALPRRCWFMAKQELFEMPLVGWVVRTMHGLPVRRWTADHAALQRSIALLKSGQALVVFPEGKISEDGYLQPFSPGVMLLAAYSGAPIVPALVLGTDGIMPYGKTRPQRSHGPAIVEFGAPCTLDSLAPASRGAERYRAAAEALRDVLIQMGGRVPADDAQ; encoded by the coding sequence GTGACGTACGTGCTTGTGCGGACGGCGATCTGGCTTGCACTGCGCTGCCTCTTCCCTTTATTCGGCGGTCTTCGCATTATCGGCAGAGACCAGGTTCCGCGCAAGGGGGGCGTGATTATTGCCGCCAACCACATCAGCGATTGCGATCCGGCGGCCATCGGCATGGCGCTGCCACGCCGGTGCTGGTTCATGGCCAAGCAGGAGCTGTTTGAGATGCCGCTGGTTGGTTGGGTGGTTCGTACGATGCACGGCCTGCCGGTGCGACGGTGGACCGCCGACCATGCCGCGCTCCAGCGCTCGATTGCGCTACTCAAGAGCGGTCAGGCCCTGGTGGTTTTTCCTGAGGGCAAGATCAGCGAAGACGGGTACTTACAGCCATTCTCACCAGGCGTTATGCTGCTTGCTGCGTACAGCGGTGCCCCAATTGTGCCGGCGCTGGTGCTTGGAACCGATGGCATTATGCCGTACGGCAAAACGCGTCCGCAGCGCTCGCACGGCCCGGCTATTGTGGAGTTCGGCGCGCCGTGCACGCTGGATAGCCTTGCACCGGCGAGCCGCGGCGCCGAGCGATACCGGGCTGCTGCCGAGGCGCTGCGGGACGTGCTGATCCAGATGGGTGGTCGCGTGCCCGCTGATGACGCGCAGTGA
- a CDS encoding DUF3662 domain-containing protein — MKLLTLLNRLDRKLERIYEHGFGAPRDIRAADVLKELKRAMEADLAEDARGNRLAPNEYEVTIYPRGEEEREKLLTVITAESLAEVLEQTCRERGYIFAGDLRLSVTASEAPPSQGAASLSVKARFKRSEPAIAPEPPQNQPVGRFSDLDDDMTVAAHAGAEVVVEEPGLPPATIGLRSGSLTIGRSQTGNELVLNSSQVSRRHARIDRELDGTFTVHDLKSRNGTIVNGRPIEARALGDGDTITIGDVVLRFRLTGRRESQLTAPAGAPPLELEWRDEAGALNRRVCGSSTRFGAGITCDVVLPAATRQQLAEITIADGCYWVTNLAGEPGAVSLNGEPLAANARRRLAAGDEIAMAGRSFTVQFAR, encoded by the coding sequence TTGAAGCTGCTAACTCTCCTGAATCGCCTGGATCGCAAACTCGAACGTATCTATGAGCACGGCTTCGGCGCCCCGCGCGATATACGGGCGGCCGATGTGCTGAAGGAGCTGAAGCGCGCCATGGAGGCCGACCTGGCCGAAGACGCGCGTGGAAACCGGCTTGCGCCGAACGAGTACGAGGTTACGATCTACCCGCGCGGCGAGGAGGAGCGGGAAAAACTGCTGACGGTTATTACGGCCGAGAGCCTTGCCGAGGTGCTGGAGCAGACGTGCCGCGAGCGGGGGTACATCTTCGCTGGCGATTTGCGCCTGTCGGTGACGGCATCGGAGGCGCCGCCATCGCAAGGTGCAGCCAGCCTGAGTGTGAAGGCCCGGTTCAAACGGAGTGAACCCGCGATTGCACCGGAGCCGCCGCAGAATCAGCCTGTGGGACGGTTCAGCGACCTGGATGACGACATGACGGTTGCGGCGCACGCCGGCGCCGAGGTGGTTGTGGAAGAGCCGGGTTTGCCGCCTGCCACAATCGGACTCCGCTCCGGGTCACTCACAATCGGCCGATCCCAAACCGGCAATGAACTGGTACTGAACAGCAGCCAGGTTTCGCGGCGCCATGCGCGGATTGATCGAGAGTTGGATGGAACCTTCACGGTTCATGATCTCAAGAGCCGGAACGGCACGATCGTGAATGGCCGTCCCATCGAAGCGCGCGCGCTGGGCGACGGCGATACAATCACCATCGGTGATGTGGTGCTGCGATTTCGGCTGACGGGCCGCCGGGAGTCGCAGCTTACGGCGCCGGCAGGCGCGCCTCCGCTGGAGCTGGAATGGCGGGATGAGGCTGGTGCGCTCAACCGGCGCGTGTGCGGCTCTTCCACGCGCTTTGGCGCCGGCATCACCTGCGACGTGGTCCTGCCGGCAGCCACGCGCCAGCAGCTGGCTGAGATAACCATCGCCGATGGCTGCTACTGGGTCACCAACCTGGCGGGCGAACCCGGCGCCGTTTCGCTCAACGGCGAGCCGCTGGCTGCCAACGCGAGGCGCAGACTGGCGGCCGGCGATGAGATTGCCATGGCAGGACGCAGTTTTACGGTACAATTCGCGCGCTAA
- a CDS encoding protein phosphatase 2C domain-containing protein, translated as MKLVIGSRSDVGRRRSRNEDAVVVLSSTELGGHVDALVVVADGIGGTGGGAQAARIVVDTISDRLKSSISSNARGAVGEALKACIIEANALVRSQQKSSPELASMGATCVAAAVVGDLLIVAHVGDSRAYLLRDRQLRQLTDDHSEVWQEVKAGAMTPEQARRSAFRNSITRAVGLDSTVNPDVVELTLLPDDTLLFCSDGLSSEVPDADLAGLLMAAPQPQLACDRLVERALRNGGRDNVTVVVTHCDHSASDIESEAPTVSPVAQSAGATPVERAPAFAAPSGAAEAEPEVRRVTTHFERRRRLTTTDAPQAVSARSVPHNRRESGQHRSQADLAESGDGESQEPMVLVTGVLVGLVFLLGLVIVALVLRPSLDANAIKLPTQASGAMRFTDLPLNYQDPVTLTGKAVRSSTLLVTPDGSAVVIAQNGARLLVGRDRSVAKVTGLHLPVVPGAGQSAGQDRDVYLVMDASGNAYCNDPINRVIDKFDPAGKLISSSIGKGKLTAPAAIGVNQYGDLFVIDNHHLKYIAAQPPHRKPSASDDLAAAVRAMNLRENPH; from the coding sequence TTGAAACTTGTAATTGGCAGCCGAAGTGATGTTGGACGACGCCGCAGCCGCAACGAAGATGCCGTGGTGGTGCTCTCTTCGACCGAGCTTGGCGGCCATGTGGACGCGCTGGTGGTTGTTGCCGACGGAATCGGCGGCACCGGCGGCGGCGCCCAGGCCGCTCGGATTGTTGTAGATACCATCTCCGATCGTTTGAAGTCGAGCATCTCGAGTAATGCGCGGGGCGCGGTCGGCGAAGCGCTCAAGGCATGCATCATCGAGGCGAATGCGCTGGTTCGCTCGCAGCAGAAGTCTTCGCCTGAGCTGGCGTCTATGGGCGCAACATGCGTCGCAGCCGCCGTGGTTGGCGACCTGCTTATCGTAGCCCACGTGGGTGACAGCCGCGCCTACCTGCTCCGGGACCGGCAACTCCGGCAATTGACCGATGACCATTCCGAGGTGTGGCAGGAGGTCAAGGCCGGCGCAATGACGCCGGAGCAGGCGCGCCGCAGCGCGTTCCGCAACTCGATCACACGGGCCGTCGGGCTCGATTCGACGGTTAACCCGGACGTTGTTGAGCTGACGCTGCTTCCCGACGATACGCTTCTGTTCTGCAGCGACGGGTTGAGCTCCGAAGTGCCCGATGCCGACCTGGCTGGGTTGCTGATGGCGGCGCCACAGCCACAACTGGCATGCGACCGGCTGGTGGAGCGCGCGTTGCGTAACGGCGGGCGCGACAACGTGACGGTTGTGGTGACCCACTGCGATCATAGCGCCTCCGACATCGAATCGGAAGCGCCAACGGTATCGCCGGTGGCGCAATCGGCCGGTGCGACGCCGGTAGAGCGCGCGCCAGCGTTTGCAGCGCCTTCCGGCGCGGCCGAGGCTGAGCCGGAAGTGCGTCGAGTGACCACCCATTTCGAGCGGCGCCGGCGGCTGACCACCACGGACGCGCCACAAGCCGTTTCGGCCCGCAGCGTGCCGCACAATCGACGCGAAAGCGGCCAACACCGCTCGCAGGCCGATCTTGCAGAGTCAGGTGATGGCGAGTCCCAGGAACCAATGGTTTTGGTGACCGGTGTGCTGGTCGGCCTGGTTTTCTTGCTCGGTCTTGTTATTGTGGCTCTCGTACTCCGCCCGAGCCTCGATGCGAATGCAATCAAGCTGCCAACTCAAGCATCCGGGGCGATGCGATTTACCGACTTGCCGCTGAATTACCAGGATCCCGTCACACTCACGGGTAAAGCGGTTCGCTCGTCAACCCTCCTGGTAACTCCCGACGGAAGCGCCGTTGTGATCGCGCAGAACGGCGCCCGGCTTCTCGTAGGGCGTGACCGCAGCGTTGCAAAGGTAACCGGGCTGCATCTTCCGGTGGTTCCCGGCGCGGGGCAGAGTGCCGGACAAGATCGAGATGTATACCTTGTGATGGATGCGAGTGGTAACGCTTACTGCAACGACCCCATCAATCGCGTCATCGACAAGTTTGACCCTGCTGGAAAGCTCATTTCGAGCTCAATCGGCAAAGGCAAGCTGACCGCGCCGGCTGCAATCGGTGTGAACCAGTATGGCGACCTGTTCGTTATCGATAACCACCATCTCAAGTACATTGCCGCGCAGCCGCCGCACCGCAAACCTTCGGCGAGTGATGACCTGGCCGCAGCGGTTCGCGCGATGAATCTTCGCGAAAACCCGCACTGA
- a CDS encoding serine/threonine protein kinase translates to MAGVIEKVGKYELLKELGHGATSVVYLGQDTILRRQVALKRISADVQDRERILGEARLLLALQHPNIVRVHSADATDTTILIDMEYISGGTVKERLISGGAMPWQKAVRIATQVLAALEYAHGEKVLHRDIKPANILLTETDDVRLADFGVAELVATHGYAAGAGTFAYMAPEDFDEVSHSDCRSDLWAVGITLYEMLTLQRPFIVSDPRNLFVWSRAIRTQIPLPIAAFDPSVPALMQAVLDRAMERDRSLRYGSAAEFSRDLNALLEGKPVAPATISAWELRQVDRGKQTPAVVITTRSVASEPPSAAARAEPGMLVAQVPAIEPATMAAGDRIVDSAASDPKSTLQRSVHLGAIHAGDTRGRLAWVRSQSRAASIAEPGAAAAKGRPQWLIVQPVIWRRWVRLLWIRASVPAYMAPEDRRFDAGLALPGSRAPVVITMQVLPMERSLREAAWWFLPLFALVMAPMVSVTVFRSGAILRNHLELVAPPIAAVTGALALMLLLVSISSHLDPTASSACAFAILCGFGPLAAFALHYGGVGATASLRHGLMAAVLAGGPLLGCCLLQVFYPARWRMWAAAVGVGAASVTVGAIAALNMLR, encoded by the coding sequence ATGGCCGGCGTTATCGAAAAGGTGGGGAAGTATGAGCTGCTGAAGGAGCTGGGCCACGGCGCGACGAGTGTTGTCTACCTGGGTCAGGATACCATTCTGCGCCGGCAGGTTGCGCTTAAGCGTATCTCGGCCGACGTGCAGGACCGCGAGAGGATTCTGGGTGAGGCCCGACTGCTTCTGGCGCTTCAACACCCCAATATTGTGCGGGTGCATTCTGCGGACGCAACCGACACGACAATTCTGATCGACATGGAGTACATCTCCGGCGGGACGGTGAAGGAGCGCCTGATCAGCGGCGGTGCAATGCCGTGGCAGAAAGCCGTCCGGATAGCCACGCAGGTGCTGGCCGCTCTGGAGTACGCGCACGGGGAGAAGGTGCTTCATCGCGATATTAAGCCCGCGAACATTCTCCTGACCGAGACTGACGACGTGCGCCTGGCCGATTTTGGCGTCGCCGAATTGGTCGCCACGCACGGATACGCGGCCGGCGCAGGTACTTTTGCCTATATGGCGCCGGAAGATTTCGATGAGGTGAGCCACTCGGACTGCCGGTCAGACCTGTGGGCCGTTGGTATCACGCTGTACGAAATGTTGACGCTTCAACGTCCATTTATTGTTTCCGATCCGAGGAATCTGTTTGTATGGAGCCGGGCGATACGCACGCAGATTCCGCTCCCGATTGCCGCGTTCGACCCATCGGTCCCGGCGTTGATGCAGGCCGTGCTGGACCGGGCGATGGAGCGCGATCGCAGCCTGCGATACGGTTCGGCGGCGGAGTTCAGCCGTGACCTGAATGCGCTGTTGGAGGGTAAGCCGGTTGCTCCGGCAACGATCAGTGCGTGGGAACTGCGACAGGTCGATCGCGGCAAACAGACGCCCGCCGTTGTGATCACCACGAGAAGTGTTGCCTCTGAACCGCCATCCGCTGCCGCCAGGGCTGAACCCGGAATGCTGGTTGCCCAGGTACCGGCGATCGAGCCTGCGACGATGGCTGCCGGAGACCGCATTGTCGATTCGGCGGCTTCGGATCCGAAAAGCACGCTGCAACGGTCCGTGCATCTGGGCGCCATTCATGCAGGCGATACGCGTGGCCGGCTGGCATGGGTCCGGTCGCAGAGTCGAGCTGCTTCCATAGCCGAACCGGGAGCCGCCGCTGCAAAGGGCCGACCCCAGTGGCTGATCGTACAACCCGTCATCTGGCGCCGATGGGTCCGTTTGCTCTGGATCCGTGCCAGCGTGCCGGCGTACATGGCTCCGGAGGATCGGCGGTTCGATGCCGGGTTGGCATTGCCGGGATCCCGCGCGCCGGTGGTGATCACAATGCAGGTTTTGCCTATGGAACGAAGTCTGCGTGAGGCAGCCTGGTGGTTCCTGCCACTCTTTGCGCTGGTGATGGCTCCAATGGTATCGGTGACTGTATTTCGTTCAGGCGCCATCCTCCGCAACCATCTCGAGCTGGTGGCGCCACCGATCGCCGCCGTCACGGGAGCGCTTGCCCTGATGCTGCTGCTGGTAAGCATTTCATCACATCTGGACCCTACTGCCAGCTCGGCATGCGCCTTCGCGATTCTGTGCGGTTTCGGACCTCTGGCAGCGTTTGCTTTACACTACGGCGGAGTTGGTGCAACAGCCAGCCTCCGGCATGGCCTGATGGCCGCTGTGTTGGCGGGCGGGCCACTGTTGGGTTGCTGCCTGTTACAGGTATTCTATCCTGCGCGTTGGCGGATGTGGGCGGCCGCTGTAGGCGTCGGCGCTGCCAGCGTCACGGTAGGAGCCATCGCAGCGCTCAACATGCTGCGTTAG
- a CDS encoding HEAT repeat domain-containing protein — MRKHLNYLVFGAIVLIVATLAINHSRHMRYLVDSMSSPNPRVRSSAALELINSEQFMDAITGEPVHIRENAAGALRDLGTAAAVTQCIAFLKDDSGPVRTHLAHALAAIGANSPANITQLAKGLNDGDSYVRKGTIDALTNPQWGIGPRPGVAAGIVAEMKADAGSRGPAGDVLSSAVFETPAGRAQSVALLLAQLKDTDPAVRSGAADALGKIGDPSADPALIGLVQHDVASVVRVAIGALALIASPDGEPVLISAVANPNADSNAREQAAAGLGKLGDPAAITALLSALSDDDLDLRTAAVAALAHAVRPMPPAPAVQPVLKRLIAALANNNNDLRKGVASALVAVDSPSIDPALVVALKDPDPRVRAAAAVSLGFTGNAPAVPALIAALSDPDPTGNTPAAARDALAAIGTPALAPLTTETARGGVDAWYASQALAHMGVLALPALRREAANPDPTAQRWAAVALGGMGLADAKPTLEQLAQSSNADVQYVAREQLARLGATPN, encoded by the coding sequence GTGCGAAAGCATCTCAATTATCTGGTATTTGGCGCGATAGTTTTGATTGTGGCGACACTCGCCATCAACCACAGCCGGCACATGCGTTACCTGGTCGACTCCATGTCGTCGCCCAACCCGCGCGTCCGGAGCAGCGCGGCGCTCGAACTCATCAACTCCGAGCAGTTTATGGACGCGATTACGGGCGAGCCCGTGCATATTCGAGAGAACGCTGCCGGTGCGCTGCGCGATCTTGGTACGGCGGCTGCAGTTACGCAGTGCATCGCGTTTCTTAAAGACGATTCGGGTCCGGTCCGCACACACCTTGCTCATGCGCTGGCTGCGATTGGCGCCAATTCACCGGCTAATATCACGCAGCTGGCCAAGGGGCTTAACGACGGCGATAGCTACGTCCGCAAAGGGACAATCGATGCCCTTACGAACCCGCAGTGGGGTATCGGGCCGCGGCCCGGAGTGGCGGCCGGCATTGTTGCCGAGATGAAGGCCGATGCCGGCTCGCGCGGGCCCGCCGGTGACGTTCTGAGCAGTGCCGTGTTTGAAACACCCGCGGGGCGCGCACAAAGCGTCGCCTTGCTGCTGGCGCAGCTGAAAGATACCGACCCTGCGGTGCGTTCCGGCGCGGCCGACGCTCTCGGCAAAATCGGCGATCCCAGTGCTGACCCTGCGCTGATTGGACTTGTACAGCACGATGTTGCGAGTGTAGTGCGCGTCGCGATAGGCGCCTTAGCATTGATTGCTTCACCAGACGGTGAGCCGGTTTTGATCTCCGCAGTCGCCAACCCAAACGCCGACAGCAATGCGCGCGAGCAGGCGGCCGCAGGTCTCGGCAAACTGGGTGACCCAGCGGCCATAACGGCCCTTCTGAGTGCCTTGAGCGACGACGACCTGGATCTGCGCACGGCCGCCGTGGCGGCGTTGGCCCATGCCGTGCGGCCGATGCCTCCGGCGCCAGCCGTTCAGCCTGTCTTGAAGCGGCTGATCGCCGCGCTCGCGAACAACAATAACGACTTGCGCAAGGGTGTGGCCAGCGCACTCGTGGCTGTGGATTCGCCATCCATCGATCCTGCTCTTGTGGTGGCGCTCAAGGACCCAGACCCGCGGGTACGCGCCGCTGCCGCAGTGAGCCTGGGCTTTACGGGAAACGCGCCCGCAGTTCCGGCGCTGATTGCGGCACTGTCCGACCCGGATCCTACTGGAAACACGCCGGCGGCCGCCCGTGATGCGCTTGCAGCCATTGGAACACCTGCCCTCGCACCGCTGACTACCGAAACAGCCCGCGGTGGTGTTGATGCGTGGTATGCGTCACAGGCCCTGGCTCACATGGGGGTACTGGCGCTGCCTGCCCTGCGCCGCGAAGCGGCCAACCCCGATCCCACAGCACAGCGTTGGGCCGCTGTGGCGCTGGGCGGTATGGGCCTGGCCGATGCGAAGCCAACTCTGGAGCAGTTGGCGCAGAGCTCGAATGCCGACGTACAGTACGTTGCCCGCGAGCAGCTTGCCCGGCTTGGCGCAACGCCGAATTAA